A window of the Plutella xylostella chromosome 11, ilPluXylo3.1, whole genome shotgun sequence genome harbors these coding sequences:
- the LOC105393197 gene encoding serine protease Hayan-like, whose protein sequence is MSPLTALLLLGLITTGDAQYFDIFQGFQPFLQSQTTQRPKPQKKQQIEFVYSPQDGDTNNRFIVINPGNTDNVATEKNQHSYKYEAHFDDSIRTTKSYTTSTAKPPKRNSSQNNNKAGGTRHRNSNKQSSVASIVSNSDNTKGSYSDNENRRKQSTTEDSYYAIRPLFKPTTKAPIFDSYDNDNYYENVNYNKKPSNSGRPNNNAHTTAKPTSSNVRTTYTTAKPNKNIQRLDSNRPNQSEYSSYTTKKPNNNNDRNDNSNYYDQSGYSVYTKPNNQRTENNYNRPSQTDYTTYTTTTKRSVRPEYNNDRPNQYEYSSYTTTKPNKNNQRTEYYGERPSQSEYSSFTTKKPNYNQKPEYNHERPSQSDYSSYVTTKPTKNNQRPEYNNERPSQSEYNSYTTKPNRPQRPDYNGDTYSSYSTSRPNYENTHYTTTNKPNYYNYEGSYNDGPSYNAYTTHKNTNKRPSNSHTTQNPYTHRPGVKPAVIHGPPITNRPIHKPYTEKPNGDFGNEDAVYFPEEKNPSPEVVIGPDVDVMSSTQRRKYVDLAEKLCDKYKSFDSTLVAAIPLLPEPEPVTFNVSGCAPRTAPLIVGGKVVNIDQFPHNAALGWLKLEGAGYSWKCGGSLISDRFVLTAAHCAYQERDNTVVAGPPRVVQLGSSYLDDPGALVVRVSKSIRHPRYKIPRSYYDVALLKLVTSVRFSEVIKPACIGLPPAAGESIIATGWGRTEFGGESSEELRGVSIPVWDMATCSRVLGPSRKLPQGPSADSQLCAGEVEGGKDTCQGDSGGPAQVLDGCAWRVVGVTSVGRACGAPRTPALYATVLREFVAAVITMY, encoded by the exons ATGTCTCCCCTCACCGCACTGCTGCTGCTCGGGCTGATCACCACCGGAGACGCGCAGTACTTCG ATATATTCCAAGGGTTCCAGCCGTTTCTGCAGTCACAGACCACACAGAGACCGaaaccacaaaaaaaacaacaaatagaGTTCGTCTACTCTCCACAAGATGGTGACACTAACAACAGGTTCATTGTCATCAACCCTGGCAACACCGACAATGTTGCCACAGAGAAAAATCAACACTCGTACAAATACGAGGCTCATTTCGACGATAGTATAAGAACTACTAAGTCTTATACTACAAGTACTGCTAAGCCTCCAAAAAGAAATTCtagtcaaaataataataaagctgGAGGAACTAGACATAGGAATAGTAATAAGCAATCTAGTGTAGCTAGTATAGTTAGTAATAGTGATAATACAAAAGGGAGTTATAGTGATAATGAAAATAGAAGAAAACAGTCAACGACTGAAGATTCTTACTACGCTATAAGACCTCTATTTAAGCCGACAACTAAAGCTCCAATATTTGATTCGTATGATAATGACAATTATTACGAGaatgttaattataataagaagCCAAGTAACAGTGGTCGACCAAATAATAACGCACATACAACGGCTAAACCAACATCAAGCAATGTTAGAACAACATACACTACAGCAAAgcctaataaaaatattcaaaggtTAGATAGTAACAGACCGAATCAATCGGAATACAGCAgttatacaacaaaaaaaccgaacaataataatgatagaAACGATAACAGCAATTACTATGACCAATCGGGTTACAGCGTTTATACAAAACCAAACAATCAGAGAACAGAAAATAACTATAACAGACCGAGCCAAACCGACTATACCACCTATACAACGACAACTAAAAGAAGTGTGAGACCAGAATATAACAATGACAGACCAAATCAATATGAGTACAGCAGCTATACAACAACGAAACCTAATAAGAACAACCAGAGAACAGAATATTACGGCGAAAGACCAAGCCAATCGGAATACAGTAGCTTTACTACAAAGAAACCGAACTATAATCAGAAACCAGAATATAACCACGAAAGACCAAGTCAATCTGATTACAGTAGCTATGTTACAACTAAACCTACGAAAAATAATCAGAGACCAGAATATAACAACGAAAGACCAAGTCAATCTGAATATAACAGTTACACCACCAAACCCAATCGACCCCAAAGACCAGATTACAATGGCGACACTTACAGCAGCTACTCAACATCTAGACCAAATTACGAAAACACCCATTacacaacaacaaataaacCCAACTATTACAACTATGAAGGATCCTATAACGATGGACCAAGCTACAACGCTTATACAACACATAAGAACACCAATAAAAGACCTTCAAATAGTCATACAACTCAAAACCCCTACACTCATAGGCCAGGTGTAAAGCCAGCAGTTATACACGGCCCTCCTATAACGAACAGGCCGATTCACAAGCCGTATACAGAGAAGCCTAATGGTGATTTCGGGAATGAGGATGCAGTGTATTTCCCAGAAGAGAAGAACCCTTCGCCAGAAGTAGTGATAGGGCCAGATGTGGACGTCATGAGTTCAACGCAGAGGAGGAAATACGTGGATCTTGCtgaaaaat TATGCGACAAGTACAAATCCTTCGACTCGACCCTCGTGGCCGCCATCCCTCTCCTGCCGGAGCCGGAGCCGGTGACGTTCAACGTGTCCGGCTGCGCGCCGCGGACCGCGCCCCTCATTGTGGGAGGGAAGGTCGTCAATATAGACCAGTTTCCGCACAATGCTGCGCTGGGGTGGCTGAAGCTTGAG GGCGCGGGCTACTCGTGGAAGTGTGGAGGCTCGCTCATCAGCGACCGCTTCGTGCTGACGGCCGCCCACTGCGCCTACCAGGAGAGGGATAACACTGTTGTTGC AGGCCCCCCGCGCGTGGTGCAACTCGGCTCATCCTACCTGGACGACCCCGGCGCGCTAGTGGTCAGGGTCTCCAAGTCCATCCGGCACCCGCGGTATAAGATACCCCGGTCCTACTACGACGTGGCGCTGCTGAAGCTGGTCACTAGCGTCAG ATTCTCGGAGGTGATCAAGCCGGCGTGCATCGGGCTACCCCCGGCTGCCGGCGAGTCCATCATCGCCACGGGGTGGGGGCGGACTGAGTTCG GCGGAGAATCCTCAGAAGAGCTCCGAGGCGTGTCCATCCCGGTGTGGGACATGGCGACCTGCTCCCGCGTGCTGGGGCCGTCGCGCAAGCTGCCTCAGGGACCCTCGGCTGACAGCCAGCTGTGTGCTGGCGAGGTGGAGGGAGGGAAAGATACTTGTCAG GGCGACTCAGGCGGCCCAGCTCAAGTCCTAGACGGGTGCGCGTGGCGCGTGGTCGGGGTCACGTCGGTGGGGCGCGCGTGCGGGGCGCCGCGCACCCCCGCGCTTTATGCCACCGTGTTGAGGGAGTTTGTGGCCGCTGTCATCACCATGTATTGA